The Lycium barbarum isolate Lr01 chromosome 4, ASM1917538v2, whole genome shotgun sequence nucleotide sequence GGAAACTAAAGGAATTGTCAGTGGTTGCACAAgttttaaagtatgtttgattaATTTCACTATTAGATGACTTTGTAATAATTAGAGGTaatatagtaaaattgtcattctatCTATGGCTCCTTAAGGGGTGTGCCAAGTCAAACATAaataagtaaaaatggacggaggaagTAATTAATAGCTTTAATCAAAAGAGTATTTATTTAAATTACAATTTATCTCTTCTTAAACATTTCAATTGAAAAACACTCCACTAACAGAAACAATATATGTAGATCAATTCGGGGTGGAAAGTAGTAATAAATGATTTCTTGTTCTTTCGAAATGCCAAATATGTAATATTTGGAATCGTGAGGAAATAAAATACTTTCTTGGACTAAAAAGGTTGGTCAATTTGCTCCTATATGTCAAGAGCAATTGAATTTGAGAGAGAGGGAGAAGCCTCTAGCACGTAGACTTAGAAGCAATGGGTAGTTGGAAGGAATTAATGTGAGATGGAAACTAGGATATAATTGGCAAAATatactctctccgttcacttttacttgtccagtattctaaaaatagatttttacttttacttgtcacttttaacaTATCAAGATAAGCCAATTTCTTTCTTcttgttttacccatagtattaattatttattttaaatcatTGTTCAAATCCAATTAAAAATATGCACCGATTAATATGGATATCATGGtaaattatgcatttcatttatatttcttaaggggtgtgcacaGTACATagcggacaagtaaaagtgaatggatgGAATATCACAAAGAGTTGTGGTGGGatgaatatgatttttttttccatcttaATTAGAAGTTTTAGATTTCGAGTCCTCAAAATAGAAAAGTTTTGGTAGAATACGATTCCCCCTTAACGGGTCTTATGCCGTATAAATCAAGATTAATCGGATCCACAAAACGGATAACAAACAACAAATGGAAAACGAAAAGTGCAAAATAATTGACTTGTAACCGGTCCACGTCGTTTCATGTTTCTAAAAAAGAACTAGATAAGCCAGGCCTGTGCTAAGCACGGGCCCAATATTTATCCCTAACAAATGGTACATGAATTTAGTCTATTTGGACAAACATAAGAATAGTTTTGACACGACTTATATACGGCAAATGCTTTTTTTAATAAGGTAAGATAAATTTCACTAATAGAGTGTCGAATACTAAAAAAAGAAATGTTTACAACATTCCTTGTTAGAAATACACTCCCAAAAAGTCGAGACAATAAGGGCCTGTTTGTAAATCCACCCATCTAATTGGAATTGGGTATAATTTGAGTGTAATTACACGGTAAGAATACTGAGTCATATTTtttacggaaaaggtccaaaaatacccctgaactattgaaaaaggctcataaataccctccttccaccttttggtctaaaaatacccttccatccaccttttaggtctaaaaatacccttaaggtttgtttttggctcaaatatacccctcaaactaacaagttaaaattaactcttttaaaaagccaaatggcaatttgtaattggtcaataataaaattccgtaatttaaaaaaaatccaaatttaaaaaaaaaaattgccaataataaatttccagtaatttaaaattccagatttaaaaacaaattgccaataataaaattccgtaatttacatatttttttttttttaaattgtgtggaaacttaaaaattaaaaactaaaaaatttaaaaatatgaacgaaactgttttttttttttttgcatttcgtgaattaatcaacgaaatatgttttttttttttgcatttcgtgaataaaaaaacgaaataggaaattataatttttttttgcatttcgtgtattaaaaaacgaaataggataaaaaaaaattattttcgttcatataaaaacgaaattggaaaattggacaaaatatattttccaattttgtttttatatgaacaaaattaatttttttatcctatttcatttttcaatacacgaaatgcaaaaaaaaattataatttcctatttcgtttttttattcacgaaatgcaaaaaaaaaaaaaaaaatcgttgattaattcacaaaatgcaaaaaaaaaatcagttttgttcatattttttaatttttaaattaaataatatatgtgtccaatcacaaaatgccatttggctttttaaaagagttaactttaactttgttagtttgaggggtatatttgagccaaaaacaaaccttaagggtatttttagaccaaaaggtggaagaagggtatttataagcctttttcaatagttcaggggtatttttggaccttttccgtattTTTTATCATACTACACCAAAAGATTTTGTATGCATATGTTCTCTAAAGGCAATTCTTTTTATCCTCAAAGCATTTCTTATACCTCTCCAACCAAATAGTCCAAATGATAAAAACAGGAATGCTTAGAAATAGATCCCAAGTCTGCAATGCAAAAACACGACTTGCAGATTTCTTGTGAGTTTTCGTAGAAGAAAAAACATCTGTTACATAGATAGAAGCCTTTCTTCTGTAGCATATCTTGAGTTAAACAGGCTCTCACTGCTATAATCCAACCAAAACAAGCTACCTTTGTAGGTGCTCTCATTTTTCACCACATTTTTCATGGCCAAGTCAAATCCTACTGCCCAGCTAGTGCCCAGCTTAGAAGAGAGTATAACAGCTTGTAAATGAAAATTTTCCATCTTTATGGCAAATATTTTTGTACTTCTTTTGTCATCTTGGAGCAAACAATGTGCTGATAATATCTTATGATTCCTCATAACTTGTACTCACGAGATGCTTAAGACTGCATAATCTTCTCTTTAGTCGCAATCTGCATGTCGGCACAAAGAATAAAGCATATCCTGGATGAGTTTCTGCCACATCAGAAAGAATTGGTTCAGTTGTGACAAAGTTCTGTCACCTCTATTAAATcatgagtccggagcctaaagggtataaaaatacacggtttttaccaaaagggaacgttaaaaatttattataccaaaatgggtatatcgtgggctgatccacgatataccccaattttttttttaaaattatcaaaaaacgaaaaaaaaatagaaaaaaaattcaagtataacgtggactgatccacgttatacaatataaattgtataacgtggatcagtccacattatacaattataacttgtataacgtggactgatccacgttatacaatttatattgtataacgtggatcagtccacgttatacaagttatatTGTATATTTGGACTGATCCTTTTGCCCTAAAATATTTCCCTTTCGTTCCCTTCCCTAAAATCTTCCGCCGCTTCTTCATTCCCTTCGTTGTCTTCCCTAAAATCTTCCATTCTCCTCCATTGCTTACAGAACCTCTATCTTCTTCTACTTTTCCttctcctctatttttttttaaaccctGCAAAACAATCTAATTTTTGAAGCAGCTTCTTCAGCTTTATCTATTATTGCTATTTAAATTGaggtattttttctaactcatataatattgtatatttataatagatatagatctgtttgtcttatatatcttaattgttattttttatttgtgttatttaaTACGTTTctgttatttgtgttattttaatttgaacttaaaatatgattgttagaagcattattatataaaaggtccgatttgtttagtagcacttttgaagaaatttgttgttatgttgctgttatttttgttgattgttatataaaagatctgaatAACTAAATAATATATTTTGTTAGGAAttgttatgttgctgttatttctgttagtgttgtggatgtttgtaaaacgtggactgatccacgttatacaaaatatattgtataacgtggagcAATCCACGTTTTACAAGTTGAAACATTGTGGAACTGGATATTGCCAATAATAGACCGATGATGACATTTTCGGTACAGGAAAAAAGAATTGTGAAATGTGTCATAAACAATCGAATTTTTTTCCTCCCTTTTTGTGAATGTTGCTTTGTTTGATGTATTTATGCATTACCATAGTAATTTATGACTGCAGAACCTGTaatttcttcaatatattttgttatggatttttatacaatatattttgttatggattgttatacaatatattttgttatggatttttatataatatatttttttaatagtgaGTTACTCCAAATAACTTGATCTGGActtcatttatttttttttgtataaggtatggagtttccacgggtatgcgtacatccggggccagaagtgtacgatgtgttaacactccaggagaagcatcgatCAGAGGCTGTGTGGGATGGTTCCTTGAGAGGACCGACCGGATGCCTGTTTCCTCGCCGCGCGGATACTGAATTTTGGAAGCATGTGAGGcgtcatccttttcatcctcgcatccttgactactttggcctgtgtggatttaggggagtaatagaggtaggatgtgtatcatatgattgggcagtcatcactgcacttatagagagatggcgtCCTGAGACGCACACCTTTCATCTGTGTACAGGTGAGGCGACCATCACATTACAAAATATCGAGGTCATGTTTGGCTTGGTTGTTGATGGTTAtcccttgaataatcttaatgctaGATATATCGATATTGGTGGGTGGCAACAATTGATCCATGAGCTTACTGGTTGGGCACCCGGTCtggattgttttaatggtgttagtaggttagaagtacataaattaattgaatatattagaggcttagatgatattacagatcagaccccagaaattgatatgcaacagcgggttaggttgtacttgctatggCTTTGTGGCGGCACGATATTTCCGGATAAGTCCGGTGACTTACTGAATTTAGATTATTTGCTTGACATGCGTGACCTTAGAGCAATGAATGAACAAGCTTGGGGAGCGGCtgcattgtcatatttgtatacttgtttatgcCGTGCTTCATTGAGGAAAGTGAAGGATGTGTGTAgattcatttccttattgcaggtacgtgtcctttaaaattatataattttatttggttgtcctatttgatagttataaggtttttatgtatttatttttattttttaatataggtttgggcttgggagcgcATTATACCGATGCAGCCACCATGCAGGGCTCTTCCGCCACACACGGCTCTTGCACGAAGGTGGACTCATCGTAAATCCCACGAAAATGAGGCACGTGATGTTTTACccatatgtagggatgtattggACAACCTAATAGATGGCcaggtattttatcataattatggttgttaatggcGTTTTGATAGAATAGTTATGCTTATGTGTAATTTATGTTCTTTCTATCGTAGTTTGTGTGGCAGCCTTATTCAGAGGCCATCATCAACAGACTCCCTGAGTGGTGTCTGCGTGGCCGAGATATTTGGATGGCGAAGGTTCCCCTTATTTGTGGGATCTATCGAGAGTGGCACATGGTAGACCGCGTTCTCAGACAGTTTGGTAGGAAGCAACATATTCCGGGTCCATGTGCAGAGATTGATCCTTTTCATTACAAACGTGACAAGCGGTATGCTATAAAAGTGGAAGATCAAGAATATTTTACCGAAACAGACTTTTTGTGGGGAAATCGTCGAGATAGTTTAATTCTGGCCGAGTATGAAACTCAAGATCCAGAGTCACTATCAgagtatttttgttggtatcgacgtcactcgcgcactttcataggaaatcctgcgcataaagtggatagaggataccaacacatggcaggcaggcatgaggcactggtacgtacattacattccattagatgtttgatgtctttatatgtgtcTTAGACCACTCTCAAATATCGATTTTTTTTTTAGGCTTTAGGATATCAAGAATCATACAGGTTGGCTCAGCAGACTATCCAAGATCCAACCAAGTCTAATGAAGTGAAGGAAATAACAGAGATGTTTAGCCACATTAATACAGAGTCCATGGCTGCTGCCTATCTGGGGACGATGTTGAGTTTCGCTCCATATTATACACCACCGGCAGAGTATGTTGAGCCGCCTACTATGCAAGTGCCTCGTCATCAACGTCCTAATGTACCAATACCTGCGGCGCGTGGTAGAGGACGCCAATCAGGTAACAGACGGGGTCGAACTCCCGTGGATCACCAGTTGGTTGATGAGGAAGAGGTTCGTTTTGATCAAGATATGCCCAGCTCAACGATGCATGCAGATGATGATGCATATCACCCAATAATAGATTTTATGTCCAGCTCATCGACGTCAGCTCCCGAGGTTCAATCACCAGCGGTAATCAGAAGTGAGGGGCCTTTTCAGGCATTCGCATCGTCTGGGCCTATTAGCCTGGCAGTTATGGCCCAACAGTTTGGTGGTCAGACAAGCAGCTCTTATGGGATGACTGAGGGGCCTTTACCTGCATTCACTGGACAGAGCTCTTCAATTGGGAGGAGACTGAGTTTTACCGATGTGAGTATTCTAACCACTCAAATAGCTTGTATCTTGTTTAAAGTAATGGCTACTTTATGTGTctttattatttattttgcatAGTCTCCCATGGCATTTGATGTTGGATCCTCACACATTCCTGTGCCGGATGTACAGACTTTAGAGCCACAGGTTAGCTTTTAATTCAAATTTTTTTGAGACTTGTGGTTGTTATGTGGTGTTTTGTCTTGGTTGCTTTGGTTGTTTGTGTTGGTATATGGTATTGGAGGAACTCCTtgttacaagggagatgctgcctgattttaCGTAGACAATCAAtttttttatggcatttacaggaTACAGGTGTGATACAAGAGGAGGTTCACCAACGTAGATCAAAACGAGAACGTCGTCAAACTCGGTGTGGCACGGGGGGGAAAAATGGACActgtaaaaattaaatttttattatatagtGGGTAACTTCATGTTGGGAAAAATTACTATTTTTATTTGCCAATTTCTGTATGTTTTTATTCAATTCTGGTTCACCTCGTTTCTGCATATTTAATGTGTGTAAAGTTTGCAACAAAATTGAATTGGAAAACGTTGGAGTGTAATTTTGTTGGCCAAATATGAATTGCAAATCGTTGGCTGACCAACGTTTTGCAATTCATATTATTGCAAAACGTTGGATTGCAAATCGTTGGCTGACCAACGTTTTGCAATTCATATTATTGCAAAACGTTGGCTGGCCAACGTTTTGCAATAATATGAATTGTAAAACGTTGGCTGGCCAACGTTTTACAATTCATATTGTTGGAAAACGTTGGCCAGCCAACGATTTGCAACAATATGAATTGTTAAACGTTGGCTGCCAACGTTTTTCCTCCAAAATCGCACAATACATGCGGTCGTCGAATCTGCCATGCAATCGTCAAATGAAGCGTGTTTTGCATAAAATCAAATAGTAAAATCCGTGAATCAttaacgttttacaaaatatgaACATATTATTGATTGGTAATTGATTCGAGAAATTGTTTTTACGTCAAATCACGCTTGCTGCTGTAAAAGTAAAAACGATCAATAATTTATAAATTTGTTTGTGTAAAATCATTGAATCTGCCATGTAATCGTCAAATCAAGCGTGTTTTGCGTAAAATCGAATAGTAAAATCCGTGAATCATTAGTTTTATATAAAATCCGTGAATCATTAGTTTTTCCTCACTAAATTCTACACTTCTCTATTGTAGACTTCATTTTTTAAGAACTCTCAACTTCTCTTTTGCACTCTCCATTAATTTCTACTTCTGTATTCTGTTGAAAAACATATGGCGGAAAATTATGTAAGAGTTAATTTATATTGGGGTGGGGAAGTTGTGTACGAAGAAGGTTCAGTTAGATATAACCGTCGTCCGGAAGCCGTACAACGCTTTCCAATTTCCCTGAAATACGATCGTCTACAACatgttttcataagcaaaatgaccatatctgatCCAAATCTTTCGGTGGTTATCACTGGACGATATCCAACATCAATTACAGCTAGGGGATTTCCCATTTACGAGGAAACTCTTATTTCGGACGATGACTCCTTATCGTTATTTCTTCGAAGTCCTGACATATTTAGCAATCATATCAGTATAGCCACACTTGACATGTATGCAACTGTTGAACGCTCTACTAATGTTGGAGCACCCACTgacgatgagtttgatattcgGGGTACTACGTATCTTCCCGCTATGAATATTGGGCTTCAAAGAGGTACACTTCAACAAGAAACAATGGTAGGAGTTGGTAGCCAGTCACATAACTTTGGTTGGACTATGCAGAGTTGTGATATTCCTGGACCGAGTAGTGCTCCAGATACAACTGAATTAGATGGCGGGAGTATAGTTCGATATCACCCTACTCAAGTAGAGTCATTTACAGAAAGGTAAATATAACGATGTTTTATGAAAACTTTCTCATTTACGTTCTATTTAATGTCTTTGTGCGTTTAACCATCACAAGAATACAACATATTATTTAGTTCTCATGTACTATTTTATAATATAACTTTCAGGATaactatgtaaattattatacTGCAAATTCTAACTAACCTCTTTCATTGTTCATTCATGGAAAATAAAAAGAATACAACATGTTAATTTGTTCTCATGCACTATTTTTAtaatataactttatttttatttttcattttgtaaTCGGCAtgttattttgattattttttattttttaatttgtccTTGGggttaatataatatttttaaattttaattttatttatttatgtaggtgtaacgattttgaagaaaacCCCGTGTTGACTCaactcacacaaattgtgagcaataacgaCGTAGCTAATGATCACTCCGATAAGTCAGATAGTGATATCCCATTAGATCAAACAGAAACAGACGATGATCACTCATCTGATGGTGATGGTCATTCTGATGAAGACATTACTACTCCGAGTGATGGTAACGTTAGCTACCATTCTAATGCGATTCCATATTTGGACAACACAGAAGAAGGCCTGGATGATTTTGCCTTCATGAAAGATGACGGTCCAATTCGATCTGCACTTTGGGATTGTAATAAACCTGAATTTATCAGATCAGGTTAGTATGGTGACAatgaatattctttttatttattgGACCATTTTTAAGGGGTTGATAATTTTTCTTGTACTATGcaattaggtatgttatttcagaacaaacaggaaatgaaaggcgcagtgagactatattgtctcaaagaaaagaaagagttcatttgtgatcaatccaaaggtaaattttggagggttatttgcaagcgtcatatgttggggtgtgagtggatgatccgttttagagaaatttcaagtggtatgtggaaggCAGGCAAAGCGGATCTCCACCACAGTTGTCTGACGGATGATTACAGAAAGGATCATTCCAATTTGAACAGTCATCTAATTGCTACTACgttgataccatatattatggtcgatccatacatcagtattaagtcagttcagcaaaaaataaaaggattgcatttttttactcctagttatagaaaagcacaaaaggggcgtaagaaagctattgaaatggtatttggtgattttgaaacctctttcaagacattgccccgatacatggctgccttaaaatatttcaatccggggaccgttgttgagtgggagcaccaatcaactacaatgcaaggtgaacacatcttcaagtttctgttctgggcttataaaccaagcatcgatggattcaaaagttgcaggcttgtcatctcaatagacggtactcatttgtacggtaagtatgagatgaaactgctaattgctgttggaattgatgcaaacaataacatttttccacttgcatatgttattgttgcacgtgagagctttgagtcctggacgtggttccttgtgttgttgtggagacatattgttcgtgagagacaaggaattggacttatttctgaccgtcatcaaggaatcttgcaatgtgtccaaacacatgattggttacaaccaccatccacacaccataggttttgcgttcggcatttgaaaagcaacttcaataaaaagttcctcagtagtgaccttgagaagctaatgtggttggcggctacagagcaccagaagaagaagtataaaatgaggatgaaacaaatcaaaacaatgtcaTCTCCAGCGTATTTGTGGTTAAAAGCTCTTCCGGAGGAAAAATGGACATTGCataaggacaacggtcataggtggggggctatgacaacgaatgtctccgAATCTTAtaacggtttattgaagaaagctcgtggattgccAGTTACTGCCATGGTCCAttatacgtttaaaaatcttgttgatcggtttgttgagagaagcacccttgctgatttgttgattgTGGATAAAAAAATTTGGCCGCAcgctgttgaaaagaagtttgatgaatactgggagaggtccctaaagcatactgacatgcagcaatacaatgcaactgaaggggtctttgagattctaacatttgcacacgaaggtaagggcggaaatatacataaagtctctgccgaagggaaaaaatgttcgtgtggaaagtggagaaactaccatatgccatgttcacatgcaattaaattttgtgatattcgcggaattcaaccaaagacctatgttagcaagtactacagttgcaggttttataagcaaacgtacagtggaaatttttcaccgttaggtgatgaggcatattggccaccttctcccttcagtttaattgcaaacactgaatacgagcgaacttcaggagcgcggagtacaactagaaggaggaatgaaatggatatagctcctgctcgcatggctagaaagtgtagtacgtgcaagcaaacaggtcataacaagaatcgttgCCCCgatagaaatcagtagttgttgttgcttattggtttttatgttttttcttaacttGCACAATTGTTGTTTCTTTATGTACTCtttcaagaatatataacatgtcttgtgcagtttaatagttagtatgtaatttaacatttaccatttagttaatgtgtgacgtttatttaacttatatttaattttttatttctgttcgcatatataacacatttaattatttgcatgtgttaaaatatttatttgagttaatcatgctttaaaaatttaaaaaatcaataaaaaaaatttattgataacataaccgaatatgatttaaatctaGACAACGTTATTtggaaaacgaaaaaaaaaatatttacaagtataacgtggacggatccacgttatacaatataaattgtataacgtggatcagtccacgttatacaagttataattgtataacgtggactggtccacgttatacaatttatattgtataacgtggatcagtccacgttatacttgtaatttttttttaattttttttcgttttctgacaattttaaaaaaaaaaattggggtatatcgtggatcagcccacgatatacccgttttggtataatCAATTTTTAACGTTCCCTTTTGGTAAAAATCGtttatttttataccctttaggctccgggcTCATTAAATCATAGCACATGCTATTTCATGATATTGCCATCAATGTACTGCATTCCTCGTCCTGCAATTGGACATGGGATCAATTATGTTCTTTAAAACTCGCATAACCCAAAGTTCTCCTTCACCTAGATATACGAAGAGAATGCAATACATTATTATGAGTTCTGTTATGACAATCATATTAagtggccaaaaaaaaaaaaacagaatagaattgaattgaatgtaagtatTGAGGACAATACAAAAGAGCCGAACAATCATTGACAACCGGGAAGTTACACATATATAGCAAACTTCTAGATTCGCGTGTTCTGTGTCCTTGGCTTTCCAACATGGACCAGCCAAATAGTTTGCCAAACCAAAGAAATTATTCTTTCAAGCACACATGAAGCATGTTCAAGTCCAAGGATGGTGGCGTGTCCGTGTACAGCATTCAATAACGTGTGTTTCTCATAAGGTATTGCTTTATTGCCTAATTGTTTACATCTTGAAGGATAATTAGCTGTAATATATATTCTCATTTGAACTCCATTATTGATTGAATATTGGAAAAAGAGGTCATCTACTGCTGAAATTTGTAC carries:
- the LOC132638323 gene encoding serine/threonine-protein phosphatase 7 long form homolog, giving the protein MEFPRVCVHPGPEVYDVLTLQEKHRSEAVWDGSLRGPTGCLFPRRADTEFWKHVRRHPFHPRILDYFGLCGFRGVIEVGCVSYDWAVITALIERWRPETHTFHLCTGEATITLQNIEVMFGLVVDGYPLNNLNARYIDIGGWQQLIHELTGWAPGLDCFNGVSRLEVHKLIEYIRGLDDITDQTPEIDMQQRVRLYLLWLCGGTIFPDKSGDLLNLDYLLDMRDLRAMNEQAWGAAALSYLYTCLCRASLRKVKDVCRFISLLQVWAWERIIPMQPPCRALPPHTALARRWTHRKSHENEARDVLPICRDVLDNLIDGQFVWQPYSEAIINRLPEWCLRGRDIWMAKVPLICGIYREWHMVDRVLRQFGRKQHIPGPCAEIDPFHYKRDKRYAIKVEDQEYFTETDFLWGNRRDSLILAEYETQDPESLSEYFCWYRRHSRTFIGNPAHKVDRGYQHMAGRHEALVRTLHSIRCLMSLYVS
- the LOC132638324 gene encoding uncharacterized protein LOC132638324 — protein: MFSHINTESMAAAYLGTMLSFAPYYTPPAEYVEPPTMQVPRHQRPNVPIPAARGRGRQSGNRRGRTPVDHQLVDEEEVRFDQDMPSSTMHADDDAYHPIIDFMSSSSTSAPEVQSPAVIRSEGPFQAFASSGPISLAVMAQQFGGQTSSSYGMTEGPLPAFTGQSSSIGRRLSFTDSPMAFDVGSSHIPVPDVQTLEPQDTGVIQEEVHQRRSKRERRQTRCGTGGKNGHCKN